From the Synechococcus sp. Nb3U1 genome, the window TTGGCAGCGCAAACCCAAAAGGTGGTCAGCATGGTGGGCAAGGCTCGCCGCAACATGCCCACCATGGATTTGGTGGTCTTTCCAGAGTACGCTCTGCACGGCCTATCGATGGATACCAACCCGGAGATTATGTGCCGCTTGGATGGACCAGAAGTGGCTGCTTTCAGTGCTGCCTGTCGGGACCATAATATTTGGGGCTGTTTCTCGATTATGGAATACAACCCCCACGGCAATCCCTACAACAGCGGCATCATTTTCGACAACCAAGGGAACTTGCAACTGTACTATCGCAAGCTTCACCCTTGGATCCCCGTGGAACCTTGGGAGCCGGGAAATTTAGGGATCCCCGTCTGCGATGGCCCCAATGGTTCGAAAATTGCCCTGATCATTTGCCATGATGGTATGTTTCCGGAAATGGCGCGGGAATGTGCCTATAAAGGGGCGGAGATCATGTTGCGCACAGCGGGATATACGGCTCCCATTCGCCATAGCTGGCAGATCACCAATCAGGCCAATGCCTTTTGCAATTTGATGGTGACCGCTTCGGTGTGTATGTGTGGATCCGATGGCACCTTCGACTCGATGGGAGAAGGGATGATCTGCAATTTTGATGGCACCCCTTTGGTGATGGGATCCCATCGTCCCGATGAGATCATTACTGCCGAAGTGCGCCCGGATTTAGTGCGGGAAGCTCGCATTCATTGGGGGGTAGAAAACAACATCTATCAATTTGGCCATCGTGGCTACGTGGCCGTTAAAGGGGGAGCTCAGGATTGCCCCTACACCTACATGCAGGATTTGGTGAAGGAGGTCTACCGCCTGCCCTGGGAAGATGAGGTGATCCACAAAGATGGCAGCGCCTGCGGGTTTCCACCCCCCACCCGCCTTTACCAGGGATCCTCGGTCGTCCAGGTCACCTACAGCGGTTCTTCCTAGTCTTCCTGGTCTTCCTAGTAAAGAGGTGCCTTGAAAGAAGCAATCTTTCGCTCAAGCGCAAGGAGAGTTGCAAGGATCCGTCGATGCCCTATCTGTAGAGTTAGGGAATCAGTTTAGGGTCTAGGACTAGTTGTTCCGTCGAGAATTGATGGATATTCCTTGACTTGCCCTGGCAATTGAGCTTGGCTACCCTTCTATAACCCGCTTAGGCGAGTGATAGAACAGGGGCAAACCCGGTAGAGTTTAGGAGGTTTGTTGTGATGGCTCTATTACAACCCAACGTGACTCGTCAGCTACTGGTCGCCCTGGCACTGTTCGTTTGCCTGGGGCTTTTGCCCGCCTGTGACGAAGGCGGTGGCAGCAGCACCGTTAGCCCCCCGAGCATCACCCCCACCCCCGCTAGCGAATAGTTCCCATTGGTTTTTGCATGGTCTTGCACTGGCTGCCCAGACTTGGGAAGCACCTGTTCTTGGGGATCCTCTGCCTCTGTCTACTGGTTGCCTGTGGGGGAGGCGAGGGATTCTCTTTTTCCGTGGGGCCTCCTCCTGCTGGGGAAGTGCCGATTGCCAGCCTGCTCTGCCAACTGGATCGGGAGACCCGCACCTTTTCTGGGCCGATCTATGCTGTGCCACCGGATGTGGCCACCTGTAACCCCGGTCGCCTGACTCCAGCCGCCGCTCAAAAAATGATGGATCGGCTGAACTTTTTGCGGCTTTTACATCTGTTACCGCCGGTAGATTTGAACGATGAGTTTTTGCAGGCTTCTCAACAAGCCGCCCTCATGCAGGTGGCCAACGGAACCCTCAGCCATGAGCCGCCCCCTTCCTGGCGATGTTTTACCCCTGCTGGAGAAGAGGGATCCCGGTTGAGCAACTTGGCGATCGGCCCGATCTTGGAGCTGAATGGGCCCGACTCAGGACGCATCTTGGCCCGGCAGGTGGATATCTATTTTGCCGAGCCAGGGGCAGAAAATGTCGTCGATGTAGGGCACCGTCGCTGGAATCTTTATCCCCAGTACCGCCAAGGGGCCTATGCCATTGTTTATGATCCCCGCGCTGGACGAGTAACCCAGGCCAATGCCAACTGGATCTTCGGCTTCGATGAGTCCGTGTCGGATCCGGAGTTCATCGCCTTTCCGGAAAAAGATGGCTACCTTTACCGCCTAGAAGGGTTTTCCAACCAGCCTCTTAGCGCTTACCGTTGGTCTTTTTCGGTGCCCAGTCGTGGGGGCGCATCGGATCTGAGCCAGGCGCAAGTTCGCATCACCGATGCTCTGAGCGGGGATCCCGTTCCCGTGAGCAACATTCGAGTCGGAGATCCTGCTTTTGGACTGGAAACGCTCACCTACTCTGTCGGATTTGTGCAGCCCAATCGAGAGTACAACTTTGAGATCAGTGGCATCCGTTTGAATGGGGGGGCACCTCGCACCTACCGTTACAGCACCGCTCTGTAC encodes:
- a CDS encoding formamidase is translated as MSGLGGLNKTPNGVVLGLVQLQLPNVVTPDDLAAQTQKVVSMVGKARRNMPTMDLVVFPEYALHGLSMDTNPEIMCRLDGPEVAAFSAACRDHNIWGCFSIMEYNPHGNPYNSGIIFDNQGNLQLYYRKLHPWIPVEPWEPGNLGIPVCDGPNGSKIALIICHDGMFPEMARECAYKGAEIMLRTAGYTAPIRHSWQITNQANAFCNLMVTASVCMCGSDGTFDSMGEGMICNFDGTPLVMGSHRPDEIITAEVRPDLVREARIHWGVENNIYQFGHRGYVAVKGGAQDCPYTYMQDLVKEVYRLPWEDEVIHKDGSACGFPPPTRLYQGSSVVQVTYSGSS
- a CDS encoding CAP domain-containing protein — translated: MGPPPAGEVPIASLLCQLDRETRTFSGPIYAVPPDVATCNPGRLTPAAAQKMMDRLNFLRLLHLLPPVDLNDEFLQASQQAALMQVANGTLSHEPPPSWRCFTPAGEEGSRLSNLAIGPILELNGPDSGRILARQVDIYFAEPGAENVVDVGHRRWNLYPQYRQGAYAIVYDPRAGRVTQANANWIFGFDESVSDPEFIAFPEKDGYLYRLEGFSNQPLSAYRWSFSVPSRGGASDLSQAQVRITDALSGDPVPVSNIRVGDPAFGLETLTYSVGFVQPNREYNFEISGIRLNGGAPRTYRYSTALYDCDPISPLQDSIPTGELGIPPRLLQ